AGAAGCAGCTTGGGCGTCGCGCTCAGCATCTTATCTACGATTGAGTGAAGCGGCGCGATGCATCTCAGAAAAGCCGCACACATGTCGTCGTGGCGTTGAGTGAAATCTGCGCTGCTTGGGCATGAAAGCACTCAGCGATCCCGAACATCTTTGCAAGTAGAGCGATGCATTTCACATCGTGGCGAGAGAGAATCACTCCACGGGCGATCGGAAGCGAGGCCCTGAGCAAGCGCGACTTCCGCTTGTTTGTCTCGGAGACTTGAGTGCATGGCAGATAGCTCTCTCAGCTCGTGGAGTGATGCCCTCAATGAGGATCTTAGCTGATCTTGGGCCTTGTGTCTGTCCTCGGTCACGACAGGCTGACCTGCATCGAAATTGACTACGCGCGCAGGTTGCGAGGCCTCTGAGGTCCCAGACGGCGTTTCGTAGTGTCTGAGGCACCTCGATTTGTGCTTAGCTCGTGCTAGTTGCGCGAATGTTGATGGATCATGTCGACTTACGCATGCGTCAAACCGCCTATGGCGATGGCGATAACGCCTTTTCAAGCCCCTGGAGCCCTCTCGGGCTTGCGATTGCGTCCTGATTCTCCCACGTCACAAAGACGCGCCTGTCGCCAGGTTCGAACGTGCCAAAACAACCTGTTCGAGTACGAGTATATCTATTTACCTACGTAGATAGATAGCACATACCACAGTCCAGAGGTCTATCAGTTGTCGCGGTGCGCAGGCGTAAACACGTGTGTATGTAAGCACTACAATATATCGCTGAAGTGCAAGGGGAAAACAACTCactcctctgcctctccaaCGGTTGCCCTGGCGTGACGAACGCACCCAAAAAAGATTGCTGGCAGCTGCGGGGGCGCCGACGACCACAGCAAAGAAAGCGTCAGCCCTCCTCCGTCACCCAATTTTACGACTAAACGCTTGTGTTCCTTGTAGCAGCACCAGCATGCTTCCATGCTTCTCCTGGAACGCGACCTAGACGCAGATGCGGGAGGATGAGAGGCCACGCCATGGTCACTCAACCCCCCTACGACAGCAGGCGGACGCAGTCGCCCAACAGGCAAATGCCAGGAGGGAATGACACGTGCGGAGCTGCCTCTGTCCATGTGTGTGCGCAACTGGTAGCATGCCTACAGCTTCCATTACCAACTGAGACTACCTACCCAGAAACTGCGGCGCTGAAGCTGTTGAAGCATCTTATGACTGACCCACAGTGGGCGGCAGAACTTAAGTCGCAGTATCCGAGAGGCTAGAGATTGCATTAGTCGCTCTGGACAGATGCATGGAGCTGATGGGAACGAGACAGCTTGCAACGGAGGTTCCCCGGCGTCGTGCTCGCACGCCCATACATGCAACTCTACATGAAGCCGAGTTCTTTACACATGCGGAAATCGAGCCAAAAAGACGAGATGAGAAAATTCCTCCAAGAAGTACCGACTGGGAAACATCAGGCATGGTCTGTGCTGTCAATGCAAGAATTGACATATAGATACACACACATCCACACACAAAGTCTTCGTTAACGCCCTCACGCAACTCGGACGACCGGACGGATACTCAAAACTCCTTTTACCTGCTGAGGAAAATTGACAGGAACCAGAAGATGGACGATAAGTCCGGCAGTGAAACCACACAGCCTGGAACGGCTCCCGGCAGCGTGAGCGTACCTCACACTCTCTCACTACACGGGGCCGCTTAGGGCATAGAGCTATGCTCCTACCCTTCGGGTGTGAGTACAAATGCAGAAACACACGTGAGATTCCTGCGGTCTAGATTGGGAAGGCGTTTTTCTCCTGTTTGACGTCGTTCGGCTCTATTTCTGCGGAGCGTATGGTTTTCCCTGGTTTTTGGGAGCATGTGCATGTCGTCTCCATGCTTTCACCCTCGCATCGCCTGCCTCCACCCCTAGATGTGCGAATGCCGCAGTCCCGCGACCCAGTTTGTAGTACACGATCCCTTGGCGCTCACTGCTCTCCTACGAACTCATTGTCGAGTTCGTAAAACTGCGTGACATCGTAGTTTTGTAGGTATGTCTCTTGATCTACTTGAAGGCTACACATAtacgtatgcatatatgcaaGATTGTAGATCACTATCCCTCGAACGAGGATTGTGCTCTTCATGCGACTTCCTCGAAGTCATTCAGTTACAGCCCTTTAGAACCGACGCTCTATGCATGCGAACGGTGCCAAACGCAGGTACGGTTTTCGCGCTGTCTATGCGCATTCGGAGGCCCAGAATTAGTGCAGCTGATCCTGGCTAGCACTCTCGCTGTTCGCGAGATTCTCGCTTTCCTCAGGTCCGCTCTCCTCAGCGAGGCAAAGAAGGATGTCGCAGGGGAAGGCTGGAACCTCTTCGATCTCGGCGctgaaagagaaaaagagaaaaactgTGTGGCAGCTAGGGAAAGCGGTGAGTGTCTTGTCCCCGTCGCCCAGAAGCCGCCAACAGCCCGGCGGGAGAGCCGCAGATTAGGCTTCCGCAGATCGACGCGTCACTCACGCTTGCGCGTGCAACATTTATGCACTAAAAAAATAGGTGGCGCCTCCAcacagaagcagagagactcTACAGTTATGCGGAAGCACCACggccatatatatattgatgAATTTGAGTGCGCTCGCGTTCCTCTGCACAGCCCTTGTGTCAAATGGGCGCACGTCCAGTGTAGGCTGGCGGCGACCCGATAAGCAGCGCTCGggggacgcagaggaagaccaAGGAAATTACGTCCATAGACTGGGAGATTGCCACACGCAACTCTCTGCTTGGGCCCTCACGCAGCCGCACGCAAACGGATATGGGCACGCAGTGGTAGACGCATGCGACTCGTGAGGCTGTGTTGCTCACCTCGGGTAGAAGAACTCGAGCACGCGGATGTAAACCCACGTGATGATGGCGACGATGCAGAATATTTTTCCGCTGACTGGGCCCAACGCGTAGAGCTTACGCAGTCGCTGCACGACGAGGAACGGCGacgggagcggcggaggcgagggcggaagctcgagacagccgcagcagagaggcggctTGTCACAACACGCACAAAGACTATCCTCATAGAAACTGCGCGTGTCAacccgcggagacgaagtaacgtcctcctccccctctaGCGAGATGCTTCTCGCGTCGTCCCGCCAGAAGGTGCGTCTCGCACAGACACAGAAGTgagcggcttcgccttcgaaCTCCGGACCCGGCTGCGAAGCCGATTCGCTGGAGAGAGACCCGGGGCAGGgagaagagcgaagagagaagtCGTCGCCTTCTAGGCCTCCTCGACACtctcccgcctctgcgcactCGCCACGTGCGAGACACACACAGCTACCGGAGCTCGGCCTGCTCTCTGGAATCGCCGCGTGCACTCGAAAACCGCTACACGGAAGAGACGAGACGCAATTTACGGCGCTTTGCGCGCCGACTGCTGAGGCCTCGACGTGCTTGATAAAATTCCCTGCGCGTCGCAAGGATGAACAGGCGGACTGGCAAGCCGAATCGGGTTCATGGGGCGCACCGCCGTCTGCGGGGAGAGGCTGAGCAGTATCGGGGGGCGCCGAagcggctcgcgcgtgcAGCGAAGATGCCCAACAGCAGGCAGGGTCGCCACAGCAAGGCGCCCGCCACGAAGGCCCTGAACAACTTGAAatctgcgagagagaggcgcctgaAGGCGCATGCAATGCGGAGGACGACCAGCAACAACAGCTACAGGACACGCAGGTCGAGCCCGGCGGAGGGCGTCTCCGAATCGTCGGCTGCCTCTCGTCCACGTTGCCCGCCGAGTTTCCTTCTTCACCCCACGTCCTTGACTCCGTggtctccttcgcttcgtctcctgtCACcgcccctgtctccgcctggcatacctcgccttccgcggttTCGGCGTATGCGTTACGCGGGTCGTCCTCGCTGGGCCCCAAAGGCGAGTGCCCGCACAGGCAGGGCGTCGCCGAAGCTGAGCACGGAGGATAGACTTTCGTCTCGGGAAAAAGCAGCGAGAAGTAGACGCGCTCCTAGAGAGACGCCAGAAACAGAAGGAACGAATTGACCCGCGCACTACGGACGAATCGACGTCTAcaccgcgctgccgctctccacgGAATTATACATAcgtgaatatatatatatacaaatatcTAGGGGCGTAGATGCGGGTGCATGCCCGACGGACTGACCCAGCACGGCGTAAGTTCTCGGTTCTGCCCCAAGGCGCTCGTAATCTCGTCTACttatagacatatatatacatacatatatatacatatatatatatatatatacatatatggaTTTAGGGCCTCTCACAGCTCGGTGGAGGAAACGCAGGAGCAGTCTTACCACGCGGGCAGCGACGTCATGCCAGGAGTAGCGCTGAAGGAtctgcggaggagacgccatGAGAAACAGTCTCAGATCCCAGGTGCGAAGAAAAGACGCGAGTCCCCAGGCAGGtagcacatatatatatatatatatatatatatatatatatatatatgtctgtgCTGAGATGAATATCGTCCACATGCATTTATACGGTTGGTTCAGCCTCGCGCTACACGCATACCAAGATAGACACCCACATTCACGTCTCAGTAAATCCTCGCATCTGAGTGCACGTCTGGCTGTGCGACTGGGCGACTGAGTCGCTCCGAACACGCATAGACTTGTGCGTTCCCGCCGTGTCAATAAGTGCACGGGGAATCGCACGCGAACGTCGTGTGCGCCGAGAAGAGATGCTCTACAGCAACCGGCGGATTTACCTCGCGGTGGAAGCGAAAAGGATCCACGGTGTGAACCATAGCCACAgcctccgcgagccgccgTTGGACTTGCAGGTCGTCGGGGTCGCAGAGCAGCACCATATGCGGCGGCAACACCTGGCACACAAACCAGATATAAACGAAGTTTTCAAATATTTTATACCACAGTTACACGTTTCCTGCTTTGCTGTAGCGACTCCATCAATTTCCCCAAATACTGAAATGTTGATTCCCTTGATATATGTTATTTTAATGCTTGTGAGACTAAGCCCGCCCGGAAGGCAGTCTTTAGGCGCTTGCGGCGCAGAATATTCTCCATCTCACGGCGGGGGGATCTACTCATCTGCCCTGTCCTCCACGTACCACCCCTGCGCCTCGACGCACACGAATGCGCTTAGCTACCAGGGCACAGGGCAAGGCGACGCGTTAGTTTCGATGCAGTTGTGAACTGACATGCAAGCACCGAGAACGAGTGTCGAGTCTACAGCACCTCCAAATCTTCGCGCAAATTCAACGGTCGGTCATCCCAGAGCGAAGCATAGCGAGAACTCGAATCTCACAGCCCGAATGTGGGATGCTGGTATCCCAGCAGGCGTGTGCAGATGCAGAAATCCACTCCCAGCCCTACCTCAGGAATGCCTCCGACGTTCGTAGACACGACGAGCATGCCACAGGCGGCTGCCTCTGTGGGCAAAGGCAAGACTCAAACGACTCGTATCAGAAAAACACTCATGCTGTAGTGTATGTGATCGGGCCTGTGCCAGCGGGGGAATCACTCAGACGACACATATGCGCAGAGAACCTTTTATGTGTGTGTAAGCATGCGCGCGCCTAAGCGAtacgccagcagcgccggcatACATTCACATATAAGGGCGCATATATCCAGACAGCTTCACCCCCCGTAGCGCCTTCACGGGAGTGGCACGACGCAAGACACACCGCAGCATGCATgccctatatatatatgagtgtGTATGCCTGCGGACTTCGCAAGGTCTTACCGACGATCGCGATGCAGAAGGACTCGGTGAGCGAGGTATTGAGGAAGATGTGACCTGACTGCAGGAGAGCGCCCACTTTGTCGTGCGAcacggcgcctgcgcgaacGCATGCGAAGAAAGCAGTTGCACGCGACTTTACTTATTGCAAAGCTTCAGAGAGGCACGCACAGATACGCAACGCAGGAAGTGCGACGGCAACACAGCAGTGGAGTACGCGAGATCGATGCGGAAAGTAAAACACCGTGCAAGCGACGGGGACCCTacgagaggcaggcgaccgcCTTGGGCAGTCTGTATTTGCTTGACTATGCATCTACATACATTCCGTTCTCATGCAACTATCCACCGGCATACACACTCATGTCTGAAATACGCAACTGCGGAACGAAACGACAACTCTCCactttcctcttcgcgggGCTCAGCATCTGACCCAGGTTGTCAGCACGAAAGCTTGTCTCGCTCCGCACAGCTAGGCAACTCTAGACTGGGGAAGAGGCATGAACTCCGCACGGTGCATCGCATGCAAACTACTTGCCCGTTTCCCTTGCTCCCTGAAACCCTTTCTGCAAGTCCGTTTTTTGGACGAACCAATTAGCTCGACGCGGTCCTGCAGGCGGTGCTTCTCTCGCATCTCTTCGAGAATGATGCGCTTGgggccgtctccgcctgcaaAGATCCGCGACGGAAAAGAGAAACggggaggaagcgacgcgtGCGCCTACTGTCAgctgcttctttttctcgtttttccGCGATTGCGCAGAGGCAAGGAATCGGCAGTGCGCGTCGCGTGAACGGGAGACGGCAACCCTCCGTCCGCCctgctcttctccgccggcagTTCACACGATGCAGCGGGATGCCTCAGATGCCGCTGCATCGAGGGCGAgaccgcgcgcctcgcggcgtcttccctTCCTCCATCCCCCGCCGCCAAGGCCAACGCGGCTGAACGCAGCGCCGCATTCAACTCCAGCTGCGCCACGAGGCACccacacgcgcaggcgagtctGGCACAGAGTCGACGCAGAGCGaacgcggcgaggaagagaaaggcaCCGAAAACCTTGAGGACGTTTGGAGTCTAGGGTTGAGGGCTTTAGTTAGGGAAGCGGTGCCCAAGACGGGTTTCTCACCAATCACAAAGTTGACGTGGGGGAGCTTCTTGCAGATCGGCGGAATGACCGTCACCAGCAGGTCGATTCCTTTGCGGTATGCGAGACGCGACAGCACGACGACGCGaacctgcggcggctgcggccgcttcgcAGGATCAGGAACCAAGGTGCTTGCGTCCTGAAGAcacagcgacaggcgcgcggcggaaagaAACAGACATACACACCGACCCGCGAAAGACGCGGCACACAGCCGGACGCTCAGGGCGCCCACTTTAATATGTAGTTGTTTAACGAAGGTCTActgtgctagcatggtttcgagaacgGTGTGAGCCCCCGAAGAGGGGCGTAAGGACTccgcgcgagcccgcgcTTGATAACCACCCCGTCTGCCAGCTTCCAAGCAGAGATGATTACCGCGATGTTGAAGTCCAACCCATGTAGCTGTCCTAAGCAGCCCAGTGGGGTGCTTGTGCAGTGCAGTCAAAACGACCTggcgcctcggcctctgAATGCTGCTCTTACGACTGCGTTGCTGAtgacagagacgcgcgacgggTGGATTCCCGCGCGCAGCACGAAGTTCTCGCGATGCGTGTGCGAGACACAGATGCACGCGTCGAGGTCGtggagagaaaagcgaacGATTTTGTTCAGGTGGATGCAGGCCATATCATCGAAGCCGAACAAGCTGTGGTCAGTGTACGCCACCTGCAGAAAGAGGCGAGTTTTCCGCACACAAAAATACCAAGCCTTCCGCTCATCGCGACGACCCGCCCAGGGATTGCCGattcgcggccgccacgtGAAAAGACTTCGCGCGTTGCTGAGCGAGCACCTTTCTGCAGAGAGGGGTCTGCTGCACACAGTGCATCCTGCGCCcaaggcggcaggcgacgcggtgGAAGCGTGTCCGTTCTTTGTCTCTCGCACGCATGCCGGGGTGATTCGGATTTCGCTCACTTGCATGCCAAGCGCCCGCGCAATCATCAGCGTCTCGTGAGCAAGCGTGCTGGTCGACTGATGTCCGTGCACGATGTCTACTCGCTCCCGCAGCAGAATGTTCCTAAAGGAAAACCGCCGTGGACGCCGTCAGCACATACACTCATACtaacacatatatatatatatatatatatatatatatatatatagttataAACGTGCCTGTGTGCGCGTGAGCCGGTCTGCcgcgtacatatatatatatatatataggtttGCATATATAAGGGTGCACCTGTGAGAGAGTGGAAAGTCTGTGCGTCTCCATATGTCGCGACGCGATGAATATCAACTCCGCGGGGCTACAGAGGACGCGAGAATCCAGAGAGAACGAGGGAGGCCATGGCGTCGAgacgcctgcatgcgcgaaaagtcgacggccgcgacgcacCCGCTCAACGCGGCAACGGcacgaaaaaagaagaaaatgaAAAATGCATCCCTCACAACTGCCAGAGGCGGCttgcgacggcggcgaggggcggcggcgcgggaacGGCGAGCGTGGGCGCACGCGGAAGCTCACCGAATgagagggaagaaggcgaaaaacGTCGGGAGCGTGGCGTTGTTCGCAACCGGAAGAAATGGGAGGTAGTAAACTTTCAGTCCGTTGGACAGATACCGCACGCCATATCGCTTCTTCGCGTAGTGCGTGATGACGACAACTTTGAAACCTGCGAGGATACACACAGAAACACGAGAGCGAAAAGCAGCGTCTCGATGAAGAGGAATGCCGCCCAGTACACGTGAACGGCTTTCGGAGGGTGACACACAGCTACACAGGAAGTCCAGCAAGCAAATGCGGACTCGACGGCAGAGAAGCACCTCGCAAGACGCGAAAGCACGAAGTGAGACAGGTACGCCtcaagaaaaagaaagaaggaaacagAGGGAAATCGTCGGTCACGAAGATGACTGGAACAGGTGCGGGACGAAAAGAACACATGTACCCATGTAAAtagaatatatatatatatatacatatattctACACATATATccatatccatatatatgtatatacatatgtggaGTTGTATGtgtggaggagaggcgaaggcgaaagagCGAAGGTCAGGAGGCTTCAGCATAACTATTGCACGTACCTCGCTGAATGAGACATTGCGAGAGATTGTAAATGTGCGTCTCAATCCCTCCCAAGCTAGGGAAAAAGAAATCGCTCGCCATGCAAATGCAGagctgtctgcggcgcctcgggggGGGCTGCGCAAGCCCCGCCCCCTTGAAACCCTCCATCGCACGCGAAGCGCTCAGAAAAAGCCATAAAACGCAGATTCGCAGGCAAGAAGTGGAGACTAGAAaccgcgcctccacgccggaAAGAGCAGCGAGACTcttcgccgcatgcgcaggccgcctctACACCGACAGAAACGTCTGAACAGACAAGGCACATGAACAttcacatatacatatgtgcaGAGTCAAACGTGCAAACAAATAtctatacacatacatatacacacatacgtagatgtatacatacgcatttgtgtatgcatgcgcacatgGGCGCATTCCAGAAGGCATTCCGGCAGGAGTGAACGCAGGAGGACATAATCTCTCCATATAGATGCACCATGGACATGCGTGGAAAAaaagcggagggcgaggctggTTAAACAGCTTCTCCGCTTGACGAGAAATTGGgaagcgccagcgcctttggcagcggaggcgatcGCTGCAACCGAAAGAGTATAGGCTCTAAGGTTTAGAAAGACTACGGATTAGGCAGGCGCTCAGAGAGGAAACTgaaggaagagaaagaaggaaatCCAAGGAAAAAGTAAGGGAAAAGGAAACACGGACGGAGCGAGGCAAGTTAAAGGGCGCCGAAACTGAACCGCAGATACGTTTTGTCTCGGAGTTGcgaggcgagacagagaTGCGCGAGGGTCATGCAGCTGAGAAAAACGAGCAGGGAGAGAAaccgagacgaagaagagacaagcCTCTTTGCTTTGATAAACAGAAATGCAGAACGACGCCTCAGGCGAAGGAAACATTATGTCTTGGCGCCTGAGCCTCTCGGCGATGCGCTtcttgcatgcatgcagccaCGACGAAAAGGCCGATAGGTTTGTTTCGCAGGAAGAGATCACTCAAATGGGATAAGTTTGACTTGCAAGCGCGTCATCCATCTCTCGTTTGCCCGCTTGTTCTGCTGTGATAGCTGCCTTTTCGTGTGCGACTCCCTCCcactttctctctctcgcgagcCAGTCGAGTCGCTCGGCGACCCTCGGCACACTTCGAGACACACGCACTTGCCCCGCCGtgggagagacggcggcgagcagagacaGGACGCGGAAGATTCTAAAAAGGCGCAGCTGTCTCTGAGAGGAGACTCTTCGTATGTAGGCTCCAGCGGGCGCTTTTGaatctccgcggcctccaaTGCCTTTCGAGAAAGCTGGAGTTCTGCGAGCAGGGCGAAGGAAGGATggagcgacgaagacgcgactgggaggcgaaggaggaaggggcgaggaggcagaagcgcTGAGGAGACCTCCGTCCGCGTTGAGCTGAGTCGTTATTCAGCCggcaaaaaagaaaaactcGCTGTGTGATGTctggccgcgcgcggcagccaagacggcggcggcggagcttcgTTTGCAGTCCCACGCGGAAAAAAAACCAGCGAAGAtggaggcgtccgcgctcCTCTGTTTTCTCCTTCCCGTCTCCCGCTCCCGGTTTCTTCGGTCGGCAGCCCCGAAgcaaggcagcgaaggcTGGATTCTCCATTTTCTCACTGTGTTTTGCgcgctctttctctcgctcgtgtctccgtcgtcgtgGCAATCACCGCCGCCTGCTaggccggcgctgcgcacgGGCCTCGCTGTCCGAGCCGATCGGAGACCttccctcgtcgtccgccgctcACGTTTCGAGTCGCCCTCGTCCCCGCTGCTCGCAAACGCCGCGGCATTCTGTTTGCTCCTCGCCGACCTGCGATCCACTTCTCTCTCACCTGGTATCTCTTGTTCCccttcctgcgtcgccttcgcctctccagcgcctcgcagacCTGTGATCTCTTCGAAATCTGTCGCGTTTCTGTCTCCACTGTCCTACAGCCTTGCACCCACCTTGTCTCATTTctcggctgcgcgtctccgcgcccacGGACTGCAcgtgccgcggcgcgacggcgctcgcgcactgcgtcgctcttcgtcttttctttctcggtctttctctctttcttccagAGGGCATTTTCCGTCTTTTCTGTCTTGCTGCGCGTCGAGCGCGACGCTTGATCAACCAAACCTTTCCTCCGTACCCGCGAACTCTCCTCGCTCATCCCTTTCCCTGAGCGACTTtcccgagccgccgccgcctgagaGCAGtgagccgctgcggcgagacgcagagggacgGGGAGACGCGGTGCGGAGGCCTGACAACGTTGCGACAGATAGGGTCGACGGCGAAAATCCCCTCCCACGCTCCaacgtcgtcgtcgcgcgcttcgcgccgAGCCCGACTGGCGCGCTGCatgtcggcggcgcccgcgtcgcggtGTTCAACTATCTTTTCGTGGAGAAGcaacgccgcgcagaagagatGCGAAAGCGAGACGAGAGAAGCTCGTCATGCGCAGAGCCCTGTGGCCTCTCGCCCCTCCGTGCGTCCgctggcgcggaggcctctgagtcgcctgcgtcgtcctccgtcCCTTCGCgactcgcctctcgcctgtctcctcgccgcacaCGGCCAACCTTCCTCCTGCGGATAGACGACACAGAcgagaagcgcagcgccgcgcacgcgggtGTCACCGCCGCTATCCTCCGCGATCTTCGGTGAGTGAAAGTTGAGGGAGAGAGCTACGCTTCGCTCCCGCTCTTGGACTCCTCGCTCTGTTGTCTGAAGGGCGGGTGTCGAAGGCTGACATGTCGGTTTAGGTCTCAACGTGTAGGCTGCAAATGAAGTGGCGCTGAGAGCGATGCTTTCCCGTGAAGAAGACGTCCTCCAGAGCAGAGTGTAGGGAAATCGCAAACGCCGTggaagccgcaggcgcgcccgtcTGCATCGTTCTTTCGTCGGTGCCTCGGGCTGTCTCTGACAGGATAACGGGcgaggctcgccggcgcatgAACGCGTCTTTTAGTTCCCTGCTTCACAGCTGCTCGCGACGGTTCCcgctccttttctcttttgGCTCTCCGCAGGTGGCTGGGCATCGCCTGGGACGAAGGCCCCGAAGTGGGCGGCGCTGTCGGGCCCTACTTCCagtcgcagcgcgcgccgttCTACGCGTGAGTGAAGAGTCTGGATAGCCTCACCGTGGCGCCACAGACTCAAAGCGTCGGCTGCGAAGGGGA
This DNA window, taken from Besnoitia besnoiti strain Bb-Ger1 chromosome III, whole genome shotgun sequence, encodes the following:
- a CDS encoding N-acetylglucosaminyl-phosphatidylinositol biosynthetic protein PigA, family GT4 protein (encoded by transcript BESB_045840), which encodes MEGFKGAGLAQPPPRRRRQLCICMASDFFFPSLGGIETHIYNLSQCLIQRGFKVVVITHYAKKRYGVRYLSNGLKVYYLPFLPVANNATLPTFFAFFPLIRNILLRERVDIVHGHQSTSTLAHETLMIARALGMQVAYTDHSLFGFDDMACIHLNKIVRFSLHDLDACICVSHTHRENFVLRAGIHPSRVSVISNAVDASTLVPDPAKRPQPPQVRVVVLSRLAYRKGIDLLVTVIPPICKKLPHVNFVIGGDGPKRIILEEMREKHRLQDRVELIGAVSHDKVGALLQSGHIFLNTSLTESFCIAIVEAAACGMLVVSTNVGGIPEVLPPHMVLLCDPDDLQVQRRLAEAVAMVHTVDPFRFHREILQRYSWHDVAARVERVYFSLLFPETKVYPPCSASATPCLCGHSPLGPSEDDPREAAHFCVCARRTFWRDDARSISLEGEEDVTSSPRVDTRSFYEDSLCACCDKPPLCCGCLELPPSPPPLPSPFLVVQRLRKLYALGPVSGKIFCIVAIITWVYIRVLEFFYPSAEIEEVPAFPCDILLCLAEESGPEESENLANSESASQDQLH